GCCCCCAGGGTAGCATCACTTGAGCACTTATTCAAGTGTTTTCTGCCGCATGCTCCAAAGCCCCATCCAGAAGCCGCTCCACATGCTCGTCCGCCAGGCGGTAATAGACCTGCTTTCCCTCCCGGCGGAAGGCCACCAGCCTAGTCTGGCGCAAAAGCCTAAGCTGGTGGCTTACCGCAGAAACCGAAACCCCGGCCAAAAGGGCCAGGTCGCACACGCAAAGCTCCCCCGCCGCCCTCAAGGCCAAGAGAAGGCACATCCGGGTGGGATCGGCCAAGGCCTTGAGGAGGAGAGCGGCTTCCTTAAGCACCGCCTCCTGGGGCAAGCCGACACGGGCCTTGGCCACCCGCTCGGGGTGGATCTCGTAGACCCCGCAGACCGCCTTGGCCATGCCCTCACCAGCCCCGCTTGGCCAAGCGCTCCTCCTCCTTAAGCTGGTCTAGGTTGATGCCCACCATGGGCTCACCCAGGTCCTCGGAAACCTCGGCCAGCACCTCGGGGTCGTTAAAGTGGGTCACCGCCCGCACGATGGCCCTGGCCCGCTTCTTGGGATCACCGGACTTGAAGATACCGCTACCCACGAAAACCCCATCCATCCCCAGGTGCATCATCAAGGCGGCGTCGGCGGGGGTGGCGATGCCGCCAGCGGCAAAGTTCACCACCGGGAGGCGGCCATGCTCATGGACCCAGCGAACCAGCTCCAAGGGAGCCCCGATCTCCTTGGCGTAGGCCACCAGCTCGTCCTCCCTCAGGGATTGGACATAGCGGATCTGTTTCCACATGGTGCGGGCGTGGCGCACCGCCTCCACCACGTTGCCCGTACCCGCCTCTCCCTTGGTGCGGATCATGGCCGCCCCTTCGGCGATCCGCCTCAGGGCCTCCCCCAGGTCCCGGGCCCCGTTCACAAAGGGAACCTTGAACTTCCATTTGTCAATGTGGTGCTCCTCGTCCGCGGGGGTAAGGACCTCGGACTCGTCGATGAAGTCCACCCCGATGGCCTCGAGGATCATGGCCTCCACGAAGTGGCCGATGCGCACCTTGGCCATCACGGGAATGGAAACCGCGGCCATGATCTCCTTGATGACCTTGGGGTCGGACATGCGGGCCACGCCCCCCTGGGCCCGGATGTCGGCGGGCACCCTCTCCAAGGCCATCACCGCCACCGCTCCCGCCTCCTCGGCGATCACCGCCTGCTCGGGGGTGGTCACGTCCATGATCACCCCACCCTTGAACATCTCGGCGAAGCCGGTCTTGATCTGGAAGGTTCCCTTCTCCATCCCGTCCTCCATCCTCCAGCTTACCGCCCAGAGGGTCAAGCCAACAGAAGCCGGGGGCCCAAAGGCCCCCGGTCCGCTCACGTACGCCTAAGGGAGGTAGGCCAAGGGGTTACGGGCCACTCCGTTCACCCGCACCTCAAAGTGCAGGTGGGGACCCGTGGACCATCCCGTAGAGCCCACGTAGCCGATCACCTGCCCGGCCTCCACCCACTGCCCTGGCCGCACCGCAATGCGGGACATGTGGGCATAAAGGGTTTCCACCCCGGCGCCATGGTCCAGCACCACGTGGAAACCATAGCCCATGGAGCTCCAACCCGCCACCTCCAC
The genomic region above belongs to Thermus caldifontis and contains:
- the pdxS gene encoding pyridoxal 5'-phosphate synthase lyase subunit PdxS — protein: MEKGTFQIKTGFAEMFKGGVIMDVTTPEQAVIAEEAGAVAVMALERVPADIRAQGGVARMSDPKVIKEIMAAVSIPVMAKVRIGHFVEAMILEAIGVDFIDESEVLTPADEEHHIDKWKFKVPFVNGARDLGEALRRIAEGAAMIRTKGEAGTGNVVEAVRHARTMWKQIRYVQSLREDELVAYAKEIGAPLELVRWVHEHGRLPVVNFAAGGIATPADAALMMHLGMDGVFVGSGIFKSGDPKKRARAIVRAVTHFNDPEVLAEVSEDLGEPMVGINLDQLKEEERLAKRGW
- a CDS encoding ArsR/SmtB family transcription factor, with product MAKAVCGVYEIHPERVAKARVGLPQEAVLKEAALLLKALADPTRMCLLLALRAAGELCVCDLALLAGVSVSAVSHQLRLLRQTRLVAFRREGKQVYYRLADEHVERLLDGALEHAAENT